Proteins from one Esox lucius isolate fEsoLuc1 chromosome 19, fEsoLuc1.pri, whole genome shotgun sequence genomic window:
- the snx20 gene encoding sorting nexin-20 has product MAEGSNSPFPKLTVDALDLEDSRQQDVQCPGPSSSCMTTKELQQHWRAVKQRLKPVKLLFEIPSSRIVEQLHSKYVVYRIVVIRSGSYDSHRVSVERRYSDFVRLHQQLIEDFSEELEEVTLPRKFLTGNFHPENIWERRLALRDYLAQLYNVRCARHSGHFLDFFTDPEQRCVNITERRG; this is encoded by the exons ATGGCAGAGGGTTCCAATAGCCCCTTCCCCAAACTAACAGTTGATGCCCTGGATTTGGAGGATTCACGTCAACAAG ATGTCCAGTGTCCAGGGCCCAGCTCCTCCTGTATGACCACCAAAGAGCTGCAGCAACACTGGAGGGCAGTGAAGCAAAGACTGAAGCCGGTCAAGCTGTTGTTTGAGATCCCGTCCTCACGCATCGTAGAGCAGCTCCACTCCAAATACGTG GTGTACCGGATTGTGGTGATCCGCTCGGGCAGCTACGACTCCCACCGCGTGTCTGTTGAGCGCCGCTACAGCGACTTTGTCCGCCTTCACCAGCAGCTGATAGAGGACTTCAGTGAGGAGCTTGAGGAAGTCACCCTCCCTCGTAAATTCTTAACCGGAAACTTTCACCCCGAAAACATCTGGGAACGCCGCCTGGCTCTCCGCGATTACCTTGCCCAGCTCTACAATGTCCGCTGTGCACGACATTCCGGACACTTCTTGGATTTCTTCACGGATCCAGAACAAAG GTGTGTTAACATTACAGAAAGACGAGGATAG